From one Rhopalosiphum padi isolate XX-2018 chromosome 2, ASM2088224v1, whole genome shotgun sequence genomic stretch:
- the LOC132922806 gene encoding prolyl 4-hydroxylase subunit alpha-2-like, whose protein sequence is MLRYLVFFISTYMFANGINWHSSQVILRHLYDLQDEQFAVAKEYLELETKRIHDLERFLIPIYDWYINYSLKKRTFILSHIDSLKVMTRVYKDLSEIKKLMSNKQSVEVFKRFDEHKAVNELNIRSAYRSLRRIQKVYAIPASEMAAGKYKDRIIGDPMNACECNVMSKYTFEECDTYGIMEWAIQTYNKWLTYRPKCVDIEKLHYYIRSASMSTGFNFETLTDYSNLNHPENSEYFTRHFSLMTNALNIRDFNTPSTDIYNIYDSFEQLGLHKNFRNLCRTGKSVRPLTYESKCRYQTKNSPYWILMPFKEEDISINPSIKLYHDFIYNEEIKTITKMASKDLTDAASYFDGKIILIDNQRLGQLKWFSENSNPVLFGKLNERIECITEYSTKTAEGYQTVNYGLGGHFAEHVDAFTDGPKLNGNRLVTILFYMTDVPEDGYTVFPNINFVAHCHKGTALVWQNLYLNNGTVNSRTLHGGCPVIKGNKWVMTKGLYEEGQHLTYNWQDNKIITIV, encoded by the exons atgttaagaTATTTAGTGTTTTTCATTTCCACCTACATGTTTGCGAATGGAATAAATTGGCATTCGTCGCAGGTCATATTAAGGCATCTCTATGACTTACAAGACGAACAGTTTGCAGTGGCTAAAGAATACTTGGAACTGGAAACAAAGCGAATACATGACTTAGAGcg ttttttaattccaATTTATGActggtatataaattattcattgaaGAAACGTACTTTTATACTGAGTCACATCGATAGTTTAAAAGTGATGACACGGGTTTACAAAGACTtatcagaaattaaaaaattaatgagtAATAAACAATCAGTAGaag tttttaaacgaTTTGATGAACACAAAGCcgttaatgaattaaatattcgaTCTGCATATCGGTCTCTAAGAAGGATTCAAAAAGTGTACGCGATTCCTGCATCCGAAATGGCTGCAGGTAAATATAAGGACCGGATTATTGGTGATCCAATGAATG cttgTGAATGTAATGTCATGTCGAAATATACCTTCGAAGAATGCGACACTTATGGTATAATGGAATGGGCTAttcaaacttataataaatggttGACGTATCGTCCAAAATGTGTGGACAtcgaaaaattacattattatataagatcaGCATCGATGTCTACAG gatttaattttgaaactttaACGGATTATAGTAATCTAAATCATCCAGAAAACAGTGAATATTTTACACGACATTTTTCTTTAATGACAAACGCATTAAATATCCGTGATTTCAACACACCATctacagatatatataatatatacgat AGTTTTGAACAACTCGGTCTACATAAAAATTTCCGCAATTTATGTAGGACAGGTAAATCTGTGAGACCGTTAACATATGAATCTAAATGCCGTTATCAAACGAAAAATTCTCCATATTGGATATTAATGCCATTCAAAGAAGAAGATATTAGTATCAATCCGAGCATTAAACTCTATCACGACTTTATCTACAACGAAGAGATTAAGACTATTACAAAAATGGCATCGAAAGat TTGACTGACGCAGCGAGTTACTTTGACGGTAAGATTATTTTGATCGACAACCAACGTTTGGGTCAGCTGAAATGGTTTTCAGAAAATTCAAATCCGGTGCTGTTTGGAAAGCTGAACGAACGAATAGAATGCATTACTGAGTATTCGACCAAGACAGCCGAAGGATATCAAACAGTCAATTATGGATTAGGCGGTCATTTCGCTGAACACGTGGATGCATTTACAGAC GGCCCCAAGTTGAATGGCAACAGATTGgtcactatattattttac atgacTGACGTCCCTGAAGATGGATATACAGTATTtccaaatataaattttgttgcACATTGTCATAAAGGAACAGCTTTAGTTTGGCAAaacttatatttgaataatggtACTGTAAATAGTAGAACTCTTCATGGAGGTTGTCCTGTGATAAAAGGAAATAAATGGG ttATGACAAAGGGACTATATGAAGAAGGACAACATTTAACATACAATTggcaagataataaaataataactatagtttaa
- the LOC132922817 gene encoding prolyl 4-hydroxylase subunit alpha-2-like has protein sequence MLNNMLTYLAIVFSLLMFVEAEQRWHTSQIALTKLYDLQNDHFNVFNKYLDLEIKRLEELKDHVAAVYEWRDHKKTNRNFLHNHLDVTKLMKQMHQHVLKTKDLIKNKLSIEALREIDENKDLSGNHILLAHQAMRRLQIFYAIPTSDMSEGRFNNKIIGDKMDACECYVMAKYCSEENDMYGVIDWAVEAYYKWKSDGQPECVDPEILNFYIMSSSVFTGFNFMNLLPLNGSSNLQEDTDKFLWYHHLIKNELFEMNNKARTLGVFERFKTRQFEKEFKHLCKYGVSRTITKHFKCRYQTKNSFYRILMPFKEEDINNDPFIKIYHDVLYENEISKIKYMVSEDMTDAKLHKNNGISEEKSRLGQAAWINNNDAVEYFDSLNNRIETFTGFSTQTAELYQIVNYGIGGHYLPHYDPFHKGTANENFGNRLVTVLFYLTDVQNEGYTSFPKLNIVAPVEKGSALVWYNLNMSDGKLNWATLHGSCPLLKGNKWIMTRWLYEEGQHLPYDWKNRGSVYAV, from the exons ATGTTAAACAATATGCTTACATATTTAGCCATTGTGTTTTCGTTATTGATGTTTGTAGAAGCTGAACAAAGATGGCATACATCGCAAATAGCATTAACGAAACTATATGATCTGCAAAACGATCATTTTAATGTCTTCAATAAATACTTGGATTTGGAGATAAAACGTTTGGAAGAATTAAaaga TCATGTAGCTGCGGTATATGAATGGCGTGATCATAAAAAAACCAACAGGAACTTTTTACACAATCATTTGGATGTTACTAAATTGATGAAACAAATGCATCaacatgttttaaaaactaaagatttaataaaaaataaactatctaTAGAAG cgtTAAGAGAAATCGACGAGAACAAAGATCTTAGTGGTAATCATATATTGTTGGCGCATCAAGCAATGAGGagactacaaatattttatgcgaTTCCTACATCAGACATGTCTGAAggtagatttaataataaaattatcggtGATAAAATGGATG catGTGAATGTTACGTCATGGCGAAGTATTGTTCAGAGGAAAACGATATGTATGGCGTCATAGATTGGGCTGTTGAAGCATATTATAAATGGAAGAGTGATGGTCAACCAGAATGTGTTGATcccgaaattttaaatttctacatAATGTCATCATCAGTATTTACAG gattTAACTTTATGAATTTACTACCATTAAATGGATCAAGCAATCTTCAAGAAGATACTGACAAATTTTTATGGTATCACcatcttataaaaaatgaattatttgaaatGAATAATAAGGCGAGAACGTTGGGCGTAtttgaa CGTTTTAAAACAAGACAATTTGAAAAAGAATTTAAACATTTGTGTAAATATGGGGTATCACGGACAATAACAAAACACTTTAAATGTAGATACCAAACAAAAAATTCATTTTACCGAATATTGATGCCCTTTAAAGAAGAAGATATTAACAATGacccatttattaaaatatatcatgatgtattatatgaaaacgaaatttcgaaaattaaatatatggttTCGGAAGAC ATGACGGATGCAaaacttcataaaaataatggtatCTCAGAAGAAAAAAGTCGTTTAGGTCAAGCCGCCTGGATAAATAACAATGATGCTGttgaatattttgattcattaaataatcgTATAGAAACTTTTACCGGATTTTCTACACAGACAGCTGAACTATATCAAATAGTTAATTATGGTATAGGTGGTCATTATTTACCACATTATGATCCATTTCATAAAGGAACT gcaAATGAAAATTTTGGTAACAGATTAGTAaccgtattattttat ttgacTGATGTTCAAAATGAAGGATATACATCATTTCCTAAGCTAAATATTGTTGCTCCAGTTGAAAAAGGATCTGCGTTGGtttggtataatttaaatatgtctgATGGAAAATTAAACTGGGCAACACTTCATGGGTCATGTCCTTTATTGAAAGGAAATAAATGGA ttATGACTAGATGGCTGTACGAAGAAGGACAGCATTTGCCTTATGATTGGAAAAATAGAGGAAGCGTGTACGCCGTGTAA
- the LOC132922859 gene encoding prolyl 4-hydroxylase subunit alpha-2-like, which translates to MLNNMLTYLAIVFSLLMFVEAEQRWHTSQIALTKLYDLQNDHFNVFNKYLDLEIKRLEELKDHVAAVYEWRDHKKTNRNILHNHLDVTKLMKQMHQHVLKTKDLIKNKLSIEALREIDENKDLSGNHVLLAHRAIKRLQKFYAIPTSDMSEGRFNNKIIGDKMDACECYVMAKYCSEENDMYGVIDWAVEAYYKWKSDGQPECVDPEILNFYIMSSSVFTGFNFMNLIPLNESSNFQEDTDKFLRYYHLIKNELFELNKERALGAFEVYNNLEAQSFSQEFRHLCKHGVSQIITKHLKCRYQTKNSFYRMLMPFKEEDIWSEPLIKIYHDVLYENEISRIKTMASENMIDAEIQSAATAKIVEEKSRLGQVYWINDNDAVEYFHSLSNRIETFTGFTSQTAELYQIVNYGLGGHYLPHYDPFQKGTENENFGNRLVTVLFYLTDVQNEGYTSFPKLNIIAPTEKGSALVWHNLNMFDGKINHDTIHGSCPILKGNKWIMTKWLYEEGQHLPYDWRKKESAFE; encoded by the exons ATGTTAAACAATATGCTTACATATTTAGCCATTGTGTTTTCGTTATTGATGTTTGTAGAAGCTGAACAAAGATGGCATACATCGCAAATAGCATTAACGAAACTATATGATCTGCAAAACGATCATTTTAATGTCTTCAATAAATACTTGGATTTGGAGATAAAACGTTTGGAAGAATTAAaaga TCATGTAGCTGCGGTATATGAATGGCGTGATCATAAAAAAACCAACAGGAACATTTTACACAATCATTTGGATGTTACTAAATTGATGAAACAAATGCATCaacatgttttaaaaactaaagatttaataaaaaataaactatctaTTGAAG cgTTAAGAGAAATCGACGAGAACAAAGATCTTAGTGGTAATCATGTATTGTTGGCGCATCGAGCAATAAAGAGACTACAAAAATTTTATGCGATTCCTACATCAGACATGTCTGAAggtagatttaataataaaattatcggtGATAAAATGGATG catGTGAATGTTACGTCATGGCGAAGTATTGTTCAGAGGAAAACGATATGTATGGCGTCATAGATTGGGCTGTTGAAGCATATTATAAATGGAAGAGTGATGGTCAACCAGAATGTGTTGATcccgaaattttaaatttctacatAATGTCATCATCAGTATTTACAG gattTAACTTCATGAATTTAATACCATTAAATGAATCAAGCAATTTTCAAGAAGACACTGACAAATTTTTGCGGTATTATCaccttataaaaaatgaattatttgaattgaaTAAGGAGAGAGCGTTGGGTGCATTTGAAGTGTATAat AATTTGGAAGCACAATCATTTAGTCAAGAATTTAGACATTTGTGTAAACATGGGGtatcacaaataataacaaaacacttAAAATGCAGATACCAAACAAAAAATTCCTTTTATCGAATGCTGATGCCTTTTAAAGAAGAAGATATTTGGAGCGAgccacttattaaaatatatcatgatgTATTATATGAAAACGAAATTTCGAGAATTAAAACTATGGCTTCGGAAaac atgaTAGATGCAGAAATCCAATCAGCTGCCACTGCTAAAATAGTAGAAGAAAAAAGTCGATTAGGTCAAGTCTACTGGATAAATGACAACGATGCTGTTGAATATTTTCATTCATTAAGTAATCGTATAGAAACTTTTACCGGATTTACTTCACAGACAGCTGAACTATATCAAATAGTTAATTATGGTTTAGGTGGTCATTATTTACCACATTATGATCCGTTTCAAAAAGGCACT gaaaatgaaaattttgGTAACAGATTAGTAaccgtattattttat ttgacTGATGTTCAAAATGAAGGATATACGTCATTTCCTAAGCTAAATATTATTGCTCCTACTGAAAAAGGATCTGCGTTGGTTtggcataatttaaatatgtttgatgGAAAAATAAACCATGACACAATTCATGGGTCATGTCCTATATTAAAAGGAAATAAATGGa ttatgacTAAATGGCTGTACGAAGAAGGACAACATTTGCCTTATGATTGGAGAAAAAAAGAAAGCGCGttcgaataa